In the Longimicrobiales bacterium genome, one interval contains:
- a CDS encoding dienelactone hydrolase family protein, with protein MKTHRRLLSAAVLSLLVSACGGTESPDQAAESEAAPEPRVALAPTAEGQLPPSIVGEGGDLQGQDVHYLDGDAATTGYLAIPEGAGPFPSLIIIHEWNGLTDRVRQVADDFAAEGYVTLAADLYQGRVGSSSDENIALMQEANAKMPTVVANLDAAVGFLKTRTDVSGQVGAMGWCFGGGIALSFGLDGVDHQATGIFYGRLVDDPEVLANMDHEVYGTFAAEDSGPSPEQVSGFETALRAAGIENDLHIYDAVDHGFWLRVDGDPDLRAAPALDAWERLKAYLDRTLGG; from the coding sequence ATGAAAACCCACCGACGCCTACTATCAGCCGCCGTCCTCTCCCTTCTCGTGAGCGCGTGCGGTGGCACAGAATCCCCCGATCAGGCCGCAGAATCCGAAGCAGCCCCGGAGCCCCGCGTAGCCTTAGCTCCGACCGCTGAGGGACAACTACCACCCTCGATCGTTGGCGAGGGCGGGGACCTCCAAGGCCAAGACGTCCACTATTTGGACGGTGACGCCGCTACCACCGGATACCTGGCCATCCCTGAAGGTGCCGGCCCCTTCCCCTCTCTTATCATCATCCACGAATGGAACGGGCTGACCGACCGTGTCCGCCAGGTCGCAGACGATTTCGCCGCGGAGGGGTATGTCACACTCGCCGCAGACTTGTATCAGGGGCGGGTGGGGTCGTCCAGTGACGAGAACATCGCGCTCATGCAGGAAGCCAACGCGAAAATGCCTACCGTCGTCGCCAACCTGGACGCCGCCGTCGGGTTTCTGAAGACGCGCACGGACGTTTCGGGCCAAGTCGGCGCCATGGGTTGGTGCTTTGGCGGGGGAATCGCGCTGTCATTCGGACTCGATGGCGTCGACCATCAGGCCACGGGAATCTTCTACGGGCGCCTCGTGGACGACCCCGAAGTTCTCGCGAACATGGATCACGAGGTGTACGGGACCTTTGCAGCGGAGGATTCCGGTCCGTCCCCCGAACAGGTGTCAGGATTCGAGACCGCCCTTCGCGCAGCTGGAATCGAGAACGATCTCCACATCTACGACGCGGTCGACCACGGTTTCTGGCTGAGGGTGGACGGTGACCCCGACCTACGCGCAGCCCCCGCGCTGGATGCTTGGGAGCGCCTAAAGGCCTACTTGGACCGCACACTAGGCGGCTGA
- a CDS encoding DoxX family protein — MTSEGSRSGVSHFFLNALRIVVALMFMQHGAQKLLMMFGAESVAEFMTRRWFAGVLELYGGGLILVGLFTRPVAFVLAGEMMFAYFIAHHSRGWVPYMNGGELPVLFCWTFLFLAANGGGSFSLDGLLAARKRTKAEG; from the coding sequence ATGACCAGTGAAGGCTCACGCTCCGGCGTTTCGCACTTCTTTCTGAACGCGCTTCGCATCGTGGTTGCGTTGATGTTCATGCAGCACGGGGCCCAGAAACTCCTCATGATGTTTGGTGCCGAGAGCGTCGCGGAGTTCATGACGCGGCGGTGGTTCGCAGGAGTTCTCGAACTGTACGGCGGTGGTTTGATCCTGGTTGGACTCTTCACCAGGCCGGTTGCCTTTGTTCTCGCGGGTGAGATGATGTTCGCCTATTTCATCGCTCATCATTCACGCGGTTGGGTCCCCTACATGAATGGCGGGGAGCTTCCCGTCTTGTTTTGCTGGACGTTTCTCTTCTTAGCGGCGAACGGAGGGGGTTCGTTCAGCTTGGACGGCCTTCTAGCGGCCCGCAAAAGAACGAAGGCCGAGGGCTGA
- the rocF gene encoding arginase, whose product MTEVVPRDIALISVSIDLGAGRRGVDMGPSALRIAGITAEVESIGHRVLESGTVTAGGFETTDTGESTLRFLTEIVDVAERTRNRVAKGMEDGCMPLILGGDHSLSIGSVAAVAAEYAKRDESIGLIWVDAHTDMNRPHTSPSGNIHGMSLAVLMGHGDERLVGLGGRDQAVKPENVSVLGARQLDAGEKALVSELGVRVFTMSEIDDRGVSVCMDEALERANAGTGGFHVSFDLDSLDPREAPGVGTPVQGGLTYREAHLVCEKAARSGGLVSFEMVELNPVLDDRNHTAVLGVGLVASALGKSIL is encoded by the coding sequence ATGACTGAAGTTGTTCCGCGCGACATCGCTCTGATCTCTGTGTCCATTGATCTTGGCGCGGGGAGGCGAGGCGTGGACATGGGTCCTTCGGCACTGCGCATTGCTGGGATCACCGCTGAGGTGGAGTCCATTGGGCATCGAGTCCTCGAATCGGGGACTGTGACCGCCGGCGGGTTCGAGACGACGGACACGGGCGAGAGCACGCTCCGCTTCCTCACGGAGATCGTCGATGTGGCCGAGCGTACCCGGAACCGGGTCGCAAAGGGAATGGAGGACGGGTGCATGCCTCTCATCCTTGGAGGAGATCATTCGCTTTCCATCGGATCAGTGGCTGCGGTGGCGGCTGAGTACGCAAAACGAGACGAATCGATCGGTCTCATTTGGGTCGACGCCCACACGGACATGAACCGCCCTCATACGTCTCCCAGTGGCAACATCCATGGGATGAGTTTGGCGGTGTTGATGGGACATGGAGACGAACGGTTGGTTGGATTGGGCGGGCGCGATCAGGCGGTGAAGCCCGAGAACGTGAGCGTCCTGGGTGCGAGGCAGCTGGACGCTGGCGAGAAGGCGCTCGTCTCTGAGCTTGGAGTCCGGGTGTTCACGATGTCGGAGATCGACGACCGTGGCGTCAGCGTGTGTATGGATGAGGCGCTGGAGCGCGCCAACGCTGGAACCGGCGGGTTCCACGTCTCATTCGATCTGGACTCACTCGATCCGCGCGAGGCGCCTGGAGTGGGGACCCCAGTTCAGGGAGGGCTCACCTATCGGGAGGCCCACCTGGTGTGTGAGAAGGCTGCCCGCTCGGGTGGGTTGGTTAGTTTCGAGATGGTAGAATTGAATCCGGTACTCGATGACAGGAACCACACCGCAGTTCTCGGTGTTGGCCTCGTGGCCTCTGCTCTTGGGAAGAGCATTCTCTAA
- a CDS encoding DUF1707 domain-containing protein, which yields MTEDGGPKPVAHTRQVTIDALCEHFANDIMSVEEFEQRVDAAHSAKSVEDLKELLQDLPGGNLPSVAQQVAVPAPAPMVLAAAPVKDRKFVVAVLGGSAKKGRWSPARKNIAVAVMGGAELDFRDAVMGPGITELQVHTMWGGVEVIVPPGLHVESHGIAILGAFEHAGDNIHTTDPHAPTLRITGIACMGGVHVTTRHSGETARDARRRRKLERKEQRRLSKGGRP from the coding sequence ATGACGGAAGACGGGGGCCCAAAACCGGTCGCGCACACGCGGCAGGTCACGATCGATGCTCTGTGCGAGCATTTTGCGAACGACATCATGAGCGTCGAGGAGTTTGAGCAGCGCGTGGATGCGGCTCATTCCGCGAAATCCGTGGAGGACCTCAAGGAGCTCCTACAGGACCTTCCGGGTGGCAACCTTCCGTCAGTCGCTCAGCAGGTAGCTGTTCCCGCCCCCGCTCCGATGGTCCTGGCGGCTGCCCCGGTGAAGGACCGTAAGTTTGTGGTCGCGGTGCTTGGTGGTAGTGCGAAGAAGGGGCGGTGGAGTCCAGCCCGAAAGAACATCGCGGTGGCTGTCATGGGTGGAGCTGAGCTCGACTTCCGAGATGCCGTGATGGGACCGGGAATCACGGAGCTGCAGGTCCACACGATGTGGGGGGGAGTGGAGGTGATTGTGCCTCCGGGTCTCCATGTCGAGAGTCATGGAATCGCGATCCTGGGTGCGTTCGAGCATGCGGGAGACAACATCCATACGACTGACCCTCACGCGCCCACGCTACGCATTACCGGCATCGCGTGTATGGGTGGGGTGCATGTAACGACCCGGCACTCGGGTGAGACTGCGCGGGACGCACGACGTCGTAGGAAACTCGAGCGAAAAGAGCAACGGCGGCTCTCCAAGGGCGGCAGACCCTAG
- a CDS encoding amidohydrolase, with amino-acid sequence MTILECAAVSACVDPEDEMADLVLRDGVVWTGVAGAGRAEAVAVKDGEILAVGSNAAIDVFVSDETTVISLQGRTLTPGFIDAHTHFIAGGFQLASVDLRDADSPEEFARRISEFASSVPAGTWITGGDWDHETWGGELPRTDWIDALTPDHPVFVQRLDGHMALANSRALQAGGVTTETEDPAGGAIERDASGAPTGVLKDEAMSCVYAAIPASTDEEVDRALQAAAVHALSLGVTQIHDMAYDWIGLEAYQRAHASGDLPLRVYSVVPMATWERMRDYVAENGRGDDRLWWGGLKAFVDGSLGSTTAWFYDVYDDEPETAGLMTTDTTELASWIRSSDESEMHVIVHAIGDKANDWLLDVYEDVIGDHGPRDRRFRIEHAQHLSPGALGRFAELGVIASMQPYHAADDGRWAQKRIGPERIKTTYAFRSLLDAGATVAFGSDWTVAPLDPVEGIDAAVTRRTLDGANPNGWIPQERISLEESLIAYTSAAARAGYMEARVGTIEPGKLADLAVLSGDIFLIDEKELGSVHVDLTIVEGEVVYEHPAGGE; translated from the coding sequence TTGACAATTCTTGAGTGCGCGGCTGTTTCTGCGTGCGTGGACCCCGAGGACGAGATGGCGGACTTGGTGCTGCGAGACGGTGTGGTTTGGACGGGAGTCGCGGGTGCGGGGCGGGCCGAGGCTGTTGCCGTTAAGGACGGTGAGATTCTCGCTGTGGGGTCTAACGCCGCAATTGACGTATTCGTCTCGGACGAGACCACAGTCATCTCTCTGCAGGGGCGGACCCTCACACCCGGGTTCATCGACGCGCACACGCACTTCATTGCCGGGGGATTCCAACTGGCATCCGTCGACCTGCGCGATGCCGATTCTCCGGAAGAATTCGCCCGACGCATCTCTGAGTTTGCCAGCTCGGTCCCGGCTGGGACGTGGATCACCGGCGGAGACTGGGACCATGAGACGTGGGGTGGCGAGCTGCCTCGGACCGACTGGATCGATGCCTTGACGCCAGATCATCCCGTCTTCGTTCAGCGACTCGACGGGCACATGGCCCTAGCCAATTCTCGGGCGCTACAGGCGGGCGGTGTAACCACGGAGACGGAGGACCCGGCAGGTGGAGCGATCGAGCGAGACGCTTCAGGCGCACCGACAGGGGTTCTCAAGGACGAAGCCATGAGCTGCGTGTATGCTGCGATACCAGCTTCCACCGATGAGGAAGTGGATCGCGCGCTCCAGGCGGCGGCTGTTCACGCCCTCTCGTTGGGGGTGACACAGATCCATGACATGGCCTACGACTGGATTGGACTCGAGGCCTATCAGCGGGCGCACGCATCGGGCGACCTGCCTCTGCGGGTCTACTCCGTGGTGCCTATGGCGACGTGGGAACGTATGCGGGACTACGTGGCCGAAAACGGCCGCGGTGACGACCGTCTCTGGTGGGGTGGCCTCAAGGCGTTTGTGGACGGCTCATTGGGCTCGACGACCGCCTGGTTCTACGACGTATATGACGATGAGCCCGAAACCGCGGGCCTGATGACCACAGACACGACCGAACTCGCGAGTTGGATTCGTTCCTCGGATGAGTCCGAAATGCATGTAATCGTCCATGCGATCGGTGACAAAGCGAATGACTGGCTTCTAGATGTGTACGAGGATGTCATTGGGGACCACGGGCCCAGAGATCGACGGTTCCGCATTGAACACGCGCAGCACCTTAGTCCCGGCGCACTCGGTAGGTTCGCTGAGTTGGGTGTGATCGCATCCATGCAGCCCTATCATGCCGCCGACGATGGACGGTGGGCGCAAAAACGGATTGGGCCGGAACGGATCAAGACGACTTATGCCTTCCGTTCGTTACTCGATGCTGGAGCGACTGTCGCTTTCGGCTCTGATTGGACCGTGGCGCCTCTCGATCCCGTGGAAGGAATCGATGCGGCGGTGACTCGGCGAACCTTGGATGGGGCGAATCCGAACGGGTGGATTCCTCAGGAACGCATCTCACTCGAGGAGAGTCTGATAGCCTATACATCGGCTGCTGCGCGTGCTGGATACATGGAGGCGCGAGTCGGAACCATCGAACCAGGGAAGCTCGCCGACCTTGCGGTACTATCTGGGGATATCTTCTTGATAGATGAGAAGGAGCTCGGGTCGGTGCACGTAGACCTGACGATTGTGGAAGGCGAGGTGGTTTACGAACACCCGGCGGGCGGGGAGTAG
- a CDS encoding M20/M25/M40 family metallo-hydrolase, producing MSDSISVEMKEAAAAGDPVALCRVMVATPSVNPILAAGGVGERAMADLTCSWLRDWGLETEIVEVEPGRYNVIGRLEGSGPSLLLNGHLDTVGVEGMTTAPFGAELVDGKVLGRGSCDMKGGVASILAATRRLANGGPRPNLIVAFTADEEYASVGMAHLVKSGVRADMAVVCEPTSLTVMPAHKGFVWIEADFRGRAAHGSRPEIGVDAIRHAGLYLAALDRYADDLKARPAHPLLQYGSFHAGTIHGGSAESVYPEGCTLMLERRTMPGEAPGTVMEEFEAVLSELRTEEESLDGTLKMTLERPGTEVATSSELVQGLLAAIDHHAIEAQVEGMTAWVDAAFLNESGVPAVCFGPGDIAQAHTEDEWIQAQQISSCADVLESFARGLAAE from the coding sequence ATGTCCGATTCCATAAGTGTTGAGATGAAGGAGGCCGCTGCGGCCGGAGACCCTGTTGCGCTGTGCCGAGTGATGGTGGCGACCCCCTCGGTGAACCCGATTTTGGCCGCTGGAGGAGTGGGTGAACGGGCGATGGCTGACCTCACCTGCTCGTGGCTTCGGGATTGGGGTTTGGAAACCGAGATCGTCGAGGTCGAGCCGGGTCGGTACAACGTGATCGGACGGCTCGAAGGGAGCGGCCCCTCACTTCTGCTGAATGGGCACCTAGACACGGTGGGTGTCGAGGGGATGACGACGGCACCCTTCGGAGCGGAGTTGGTCGACGGTAAGGTGCTCGGCCGAGGCTCGTGTGACATGAAAGGCGGCGTTGCGTCGATCCTCGCCGCCACCCGTCGACTCGCGAACGGCGGACCCCGCCCCAATCTGATTGTGGCGTTCACTGCGGATGAAGAATACGCCAGCGTGGGGATGGCTCACTTAGTAAAGTCGGGAGTGAGGGCGGACATGGCCGTGGTGTGTGAGCCCACCAGCCTCACGGTGATGCCAGCCCACAAAGGATTCGTGTGGATCGAGGCTGACTTCCGCGGCCGGGCCGCACACGGCTCGCGGCCGGAGATCGGCGTGGATGCGATTCGACATGCGGGCCTCTACTTGGCCGCACTCGATCGTTATGCAGACGACCTGAAGGCGCGACCCGCTCACCCTCTTCTTCAGTACGGGTCTTTCCATGCAGGGACCATTCACGGAGGCTCGGCGGAATCCGTTTATCCGGAGGGGTGCACGCTCATGTTGGAACGGCGAACGATGCCTGGCGAAGCGCCCGGGACAGTCATGGAGGAATTCGAGGCGGTTTTGTCCGAACTGCGGACCGAAGAAGAGTCGCTCGACGGTACCCTGAAGATGACGCTCGAGCGACCTGGCACAGAGGTGGCGACTTCCTCCGAATTGGTTCAAGGGTTGCTAGCGGCGATCGATCATCACGCTATCGAAGCTCAAGTCGAAGGGATGACCGCCTGGGTCGACGCGGCGTTCCTAAACGAATCCGGAGTGCCGGCGGTTTGCTTCGGGCCGGGAGATATCGCACAAGCCCATACCGAGGACGAGTGGATCCAAGCGCAACAGATCTCCTCGTGCGCGGACGTGTTGGAGAGCTTCGCTCGAGGTCTGGCGGCCGAATAA
- a CDS encoding ferredoxin family protein yields MTYIIAEPCIETKDASCVEVCPVDCIYDAADQFYIHPDECIDCGACEPECPVQAIFPDTDVPPEWTNYVEKNKTHFE; encoded by the coding sequence ATGACCTACATCATCGCTGAACCGTGCATCGAGACTAAGGACGCGAGTTGCGTCGAGGTGTGCCCGGTGGACTGCATTTACGACGCCGCCGACCAGTTCTACATCCACCCAGACGAGTGCATCGACTGTGGTGCCTGTGAGCCCGAATGTCCGGTCCAGGCGATTTTCCCCGACACGGATGTGCCGCCCGAGTGGACGAACTACGTCGAGAAGAACAAGACTCACTTCGAGTAA